The following DNA comes from Desulfovibrio sp. TomC.
AAGGAATTTCCGCCACCACCGTGGTCCCATGTCCCGGGGAGGCAACGATTCGCAGGCTGCCGCCCAGCAGTCCGGCCCGCTCGCGCATGTTCACCAGGCCCATGCGCGGCCGCCTGGCGTCGACAGGACAGTCCCTGTCGTCCCGGCCGGGGTCGAACCCGCAGCCATTGTCGTGAATCCGCAGGATCAGCTTCGGATAGGACTCGATGAGGCGCATGTCGATGTGGCTGGCTCCGGCATGCTTGCGGGCGTTGCCCAGTGCTTCCTGGGCGATGCGATAGATGTTTATGGCCACATCGGCGTTGACGTCCAGGCCGTCAAGGCCAACCCCGAGGTAGGAGACAGCGATGCCGCAGGCCTGCTCCATTTCCTGGCCAAGCCGCCGCAGGGCCAGATCAAGCCCCAGATGTTCCAGATTGGGCGGCCGTAAACCGTAGGCCAGTTCGCGCACGGCGGCAATGGTCCGGGCCAGCAGCCCGGCGGACGTTTCCAGGCGTTGGCGCAGGGCGGCGTCGACGTTGGGCAGGCCGTCGAGGAGGGTTTCGTAGGCGATTTTGAGCGAAGAGAGGTCCTGGGCCACGTTGTCGTGGAGATCACGAGCGATACTGGCCCGTTCGGACTCCTGCGCCTGCATGAGCCGCCCCGAGAGCGCCCGGATGCTTTCGGCGGCCTGTTTGAGTTCGGTAATATCCACCGCCGTCCCCACCACCCGGTGCGGCGCGCCGTCCGGGCCGCTGACGGCCCGGCCCCGGCATAAAAACCACAGCACGTCGCCGCCAGCGCTTTGAATGCCCAATTCTCGTTCCAGCGTCGGCGCCTCCAGCCGCTCCCGGGGCTCGCGTCGCAGGCGGTCACGGTCTTCGGAGGCAAGTCTGCCCAGCCACAACAACAGCGGTTCCGGCCGTCCCGGGCTGTCGTAGCCAAGCAGGTCGGCGATGACCGGATCGACAATGACCAGTCCTTCGTCGAGCAAGAGTTCCCACACCCCGACCTTGGCCGCCTGTGTGGCCATGACATAGTTGGCCCTGGCGGCGTCCAGTTCGTCCAACATGAGGTTGATGGCTCGGGAGAGGGCCGAAACCTCGTCGTTGCCGGCGAACTCCGTGACCCGGCTTCGCCCTCCCTGGCCCAGTTGCCCGATCTCCGCGCCAAGCTCCGTCACCCGCGACAAGATGAAGCGTTCGACGAAATACAGCATGGCCAGTCCGAACATGAGGCCAATGGCCATGAGGCTGCCGACCACGGCCCGTTCGAGCAGGCGTCCTTGGTGGTGGATGCTGCGGGGCATGCCGACGGCGAGGACCAGGGCCGGGTCGCCAAGGACGCTTCGAAGCAGGGCAAAGCCCCCCACCGTGGTCTCGTTGAGAATCCTGACGGCGGAGGCGGTCTCCTGGCCGGCGTCGAGCTGGGCGCGCAGCCCCTGGGGCAGTTCTCGGCTGGTCGGGGGGAGCAGGGCCACGTCCAGCAGGGTCAGTTCGGAGATGGCCTGAACCTTGGCGGCATCGAGGATCTGGGCCATGAGCAGGGTCCCGGCCGGGGGGCCTTCCCGGGCGTTGGTCAGCACGGTCTGGGCTGCGACAAGACAGGGTTGCCCATCGAAAAAGGCGATGCCGGTTTTGCGTCCTTCCCAGGCATCCAGGCGCAGCAGCGCCGGCATGGCCGCCACCATGTCGGCAATGGGCTGGGAGGCGTCAAAGAGGACGCCTTCGGCCGCATCATACCGTTTGGCCGCCTGCAGTCGGCCTGAGGCGTCGAACAGGGCCAGGACGTCGAGATGCAGTTCGCCAAAGCTTTGGGCCGTCAGATTGGCTTCGACGTAGGCCGCGTCGGGCGATTTGAGATAGCGGTAGGTGTCGTCCCACAATCCCCAGTCGGCGGCCATGCCTTCCAGATTCTTGAGGTCGCGGGCCAGGGCGTTTTGAACGCGACGGAGGTTTTCCGTCACGGCCTGCCGCTCCAGCCCGTCGAAGCCGCTTTGGATGTTGCCCCGGAACATGGCGTAGAGCAGCAGCAGCAAGCCGAAAAACGTGGCGCAGACGATAACGACGGCGGTTTTGCGAAGGCTCATGGCGGCAACCAATTGGGGCGGAGCACATGCATCCGAAAGCGGCAGACGCCCGGAAACGGCCCGTTCTCCCAGCTTGCTGGCCTAGCCCGGGAGGGGACAAAAAGCAAGGCGGCCGACCGTTGGCTGGCTTCGGCCCCGGCTGGTCTGCCAGCCGGGACCCGGACAGCTGGGCGCGGGCCTCAAGCGCCGGGGCGGCCCGGCGTTTTCGGCCACAGCTGAGCGGCCAGCATGCCGGCAAACATCAGGCAGCAGCCCAAAAGTCCCCGGCCGCCAAGGCTTTCATCCAAAAACAAGGCCCCGCCAACGGCGGCAAACACGGTTTCGAAACTGAGCAAAATGGCGGCATGGGTCGGCTTGGCGTCGCGCTGGGCCACCACTTGCAGGGTGTAGGCCAGCCCGACCGACAGCAGGCCGCCGTAAAGAATCGGCCAGGCCGCGCCCCGGACGCCTTCCCAGGTGACGGCCTCAAACAGGAAGGCGCACAAAAGGCTCAAGACCGAGCAGACGGCATACTGGGCCAGGGCCAGGGGCAAGGCCCGGGTGCGCGGCGAGAGCCAACCGATGACCAGCACATGGGCGGCCCAGAAGACCGCGCCGATCAGTTCCAGGCCATCGCCGGGGGCCAGGCTGAAGTCCTCGGTGACGGACAGGAAATACAGGCCCACGGCCGAGGCCACCGCGCCAATCACATCGCCCCGGGCCGCCCTCTGGCCGAAAAAAAGGCCGAGCAGCGGCACCAGGACAACATACAACCCGGTGATGAAACCGGCCTTGCCGGCCGTGGTGTATTTGAGTCCGATCTGTTGCAGGGATGCGCCGGTAAACAGGATTGCCCCGGCAATCGCCCCGCCGATCCAGGGGAATCCGTCCTTGCTGCCGACCAGAAACGGAGCCGGCGGCGGGTAGCGCATGGAACGGACCGCCAGCGGGGCCAGGGCAATGGCTCCCAGGGCGAAGCGGATGCCGTTAAAGGCCATGGGGCCGATATGCTCCATGCCCAGGCGCTGGGCCACGAAGGCAAAGCCCCAGATGAGCGCGGTGATGAGACACAGGATGTCCGCCCGGAGGGAAGCGGTACGCATGATCGACTCCTTTGGACCGGGCCGGCAGCGAAAAAGCGGGAGGCAGGCCCAAACGGCCGGGGGCCGTTGGTTGGAATTCCACTGGATACGCCGCAGCCCGCGTCCGGACTGCCGTCCGTTCGACCCTTAAAAAGCGGCGTAACCCTCGTGAATCATGGGCTTGTAAAGGAAAAGGCAGGCCAGGTCGAGTCTCTGTCACGGCCTGGAAGCGTCCGGACACGGCGGCAAAGCCGGCCCGATCCCAAAAAAAACGCGGCAAGGCCAGGCCTTGCCGCGCGTTTTGTCGGACGCACTGCGCCGCTCCCGACGGGGAGGGGCTAATTTTGGGCGTGCTGCCCGGACTGGGACTCGCCGCGCGCGCCCCGGGGCAGGATGAGCACGCGCTTGAGCGGCCCTTCGCCCTTGGAACGGGTGGAGATGCCCTCGTCTTCCTGCAAGGCCAGATGGACCACCCGGCGATGGTAGGAGGACAGCGGCTTGGTGGACTGGGGCCGACCCAGGGTCTTGGCCTTGTCGGCCAGGAAAATAGCCATCTTGCGCAGGTTGTCGTCCTGGCGTTCGCGGTATTCGCCGGTGTTGATCTGCACCTTGAGCGGATTGCCGTGACGGCGGATGACGATGCGGTTCACGATATACTGGATGGCGGCCAGGGTCTGGCCTTCGCGGCCGATAAGCAGGCCGGAATTCTCCTCGTCGAGGATGAGCACCGAGACACGCTCGCTGTGGCCGGTGATCTCAAAGGCCGGGGTCTGGCCCAGGATGCCGTCGAGCATCTGTTCCATGACCTCACGCACAATGGCGGTCAGTTCCGGGGTCAGCGGCTGGGGTTCGGCCTGAGGCCCGGCCCGACGGCCGTCCCGGGAGGCGCGGGGGGCGTCGTTTTCCGTCCCGTCGTCGTAGTCGTCTTCAAACGGTTCGTCATCGGCCAGGGCGTCCATTTCGGGCTGCACCCGGGCCGGCTGCGGCGACTGGGCCGGCTGCCGTTGCTGGGCCGGCTGACGCGGTTTAGCCGGCTGGCGCGGGGCGGCGGGCTTGGGCGAAGCCTGAGCCGGCGGGGTCGGAGCTTCGGCCAGGGCCGGGGCTGCCTCGGCGGGAGTCTCGGCCAGGGTCTCGGCCGGGCGCGCCGGCGGCTGCTGTCTGGCCGGTTCCGGCTTGGGCTGGGTCTGGGCGGCGGGCCTGGGGGCCGGTTCGCCGCGCGAGGCCTCGGACTGGCGCGGGGCGCGGCGGTTGTTTTCCCGTCTGTCCTTGCCGCCGGGCATATCGCCCAGGAGATTGATCTCCTCGCGCAGTCTGGCCCGCACCTGGGCCTTTTTCTTGCCGACCAGACCGAAGATGCCGGAAGAACCTCCGGAAAGGATCTCGATTTCCAGCTTATCGCGGGGGGCGTCGAGGTTGCGGCAGGCTTCTTCCATGGCCTCGTCGACGGTTTTGCCGCTAAAGGTCTTCCATTCGCTCATAGTTGCTCCTTGAGTTGCACTTCCGCTGCACTCGGACAGCTGTGATGCTCGTTGACGAGGGCGTCAGGACTTCTTGTTGAGCATCCACCACTGCTGGGCAATGGAAATCACGTTGTTGACCAGCCAGTAGACGACCAGTCCGGAGGGGAAGTTGAGAAACATGAAAGTGAAGATCACGGGCATGAACAGCATGACCTTGGCCTGGGTGGGATCCCCGGGAGCCGGCGTCATCTTCTGCTGCAGGAACATCGTGGCGCCCATGATCAGCGGGGTGATGTAGTACGGGTCCTTGGCCGACAGGTCGGCCAGCCAGATCATGTTGGTAAACGGCAGATGGGTAATGAAGGCCGCATGCCGCAATTCGATGGAGTGGAGCAGGGCCTGATACAGTCCGAAAAAGACCGGAATCTGCACGACCATGGGCAGACAGCCCCCGGCCGGGTTGACTTTATAGGTCTTATAAAGCTGCATCATCTCTTCGTTCATCTTCGTGCGATCGTCTTTGTACTTCTCGCGCAGCTGGGTCAGCATGGGCTGCAGCTTCTTCATCTGGTCCATGGACTTGTAGGACTTCTGGGACAGGGGCCAGAAAATGAGCTTGATGAGAACGGTCAGCAAGATGATGGCGGTGCCGTAGTTACCGACATAGTCATAGAAAAAGTGCAGCAGTTTGATCAGCGGCTTGGCCACGAAGTCGAACCAGCCGTAGTCGATGGAGGCGATCAGCTTGTGGGGGGCCATGTCCAGGTACTTGGGGACCTTGGGGCCAAGAAAGTAGGAGATGGTCAGATCGGTGCGGCCGTTGGCCGGGATTTCGATGCCGTCCTTGTCCAGGGCGACCCGGAACACGCCGTCCTCGATCTTGGCCTTGCCGTGCAGGTCGGTGGTGTCCGGGATGACGCTGACCAGAAAATAGTTGCTCATGACCGCGCCCCACTCGACGGGCTTTTCCAGGGCGATGCCCTCGGCGAGCTTCTTGTCGCCGCTTTCCAGGCTCAGGCCCGAAGCGCCGTAAAAGGCGGACTGGGTGGGGTTGTAGGAATCGCCCTCGGCCGAAAGGCGGCCGACGGCCACGGTCATGGACAGGCGATTGCGCAGCGGCGTGGCGCTGTTGTTGGACAGGGAAAACTTCTCGTCAATCAGATAGGAGTCGCCGGAGAAGGTCATGACCCGCTTGATGACGGTGTCGCCAAGGCGACCGGCCAGGGTGAGGGAGCCGGTTGCGCCGGGGGCGAGTTTGAGGTCGCCGCCTTCGACGGACCATTCGACGTTCTGCCAGGTGGGCGAGCCGTTTAAGATGATGCCCAGCGGGGCCTTGGCCCGGGCCTTGTCGTTTATGAGGTCAACGAGGGGCGAATCGGGCTTGATGGTCTCGCGGTAGTTTTTGAGGGCAAACTGTTCCAGCACGCCGCCGGCGGTGTTGAAGACGGCCGTGTACAGGGGGGTGTCCACGGTGATCTTTTTGCCCGAAGTGGGGGCAAAGGCGGGCAGGGTTTCGGCTTTCGCGGCGGCTGGAGCGGAAGCGGCCGGGGCGGCCGGCTGTTGGATCGCGGAGTCGGTTTGAGGGGCTTGCTTTGCGGGAGGAAACAGGAAGTTCCAGCCAACCAGAACGGCAAGGGAGAGAGCCACGGCCAAAATTACGCGTTTGTTTTCCATTGTCCTTCATATCCCGTCGATAGGAGTGGGTGGTCGGCATGGCGACGCAGGGCGAGACGCCCGCACGGAGAGCGCAAATGCTAGGGGAACAGGGTCATAGCCGCCAGGGGCCAGAGGATGGCAGCGCAAGAGCCGCCACAACGCCAAAAGACCGCCCCGCAGCACGCCAAAACGTCCGACTGCTTCAACGGCATACTCGGAACACGTGGGCACAAAGCGGCAACACGGCGGTTTCAGCGGCGAAATGGCCAGCTGGTAAAATTTCAGAGCCCAGATGACGGCGCGTCGCATGGGGTCACGCTTCCCGGCCGGGCCGGGCGGTCGAGGTCCTTGGCCATCCGTTCCAGGATGGGACACAGGTCGCGGCAGGCCAAGTGCAGGGTCATACGACTGGGGTCGGGGCATTTTTTGGCCACGACCACAATATCCAGACCGGAGACAGACTGGGGCGCGCATAGCCGAAAACACTCGCGCAAGACCCGCTTGACGCGATTTCGAGCAACGGCATTGCCGACTTTTTTGCTGATAGCCATGCCGAGCCGCCAGGGCGCGTACTCATCCGCTCGCGGCCGGACGAAGAGCAGGAAAGCCTTGCCATGATAGCGGCGGCCTGCTGCGAAGCAGGCCGCGAACTCCCCTCGCGTCCGGAGCCTGTGCGCCGGAGGAAAGCCTAGACGGCCAGGCGCTTGCGGCCCTTGGCCCGACGCCGACGAATGGCGGCCTGTCCGTTTTTGGTCCTGGAGCGAACCAGGAATCCGTGGCTGCGGTTTCTGCGAATCTTGCTCGGCTGGTATGTCTTCTTGCTCATGCATAATCTCCAAAGAATTGTGGTGAACGTTTTTCAATAGCCGCCTTCCCCCCGCTCGTCAAGGAAGTTTGCGGGTATATTCCGCTGCCGCGCAAGCCCGCGTCTGTGCCCCGGAGCAAAGGGACAGGCAGGCGGCGCCGCCGACCTGCATCGGGCAAATCGGGCAACGCCCTGGGCGAGGAGACCGAGACCGAGAACGGGATCGACTTCGGCGGCAGCAACCAGGACCCACACAGCGGTCCCTGCCAAGACGAGCTACCTTGCCTGTTTTTTGACAAACAGGGAAGTCCCGAGAAGCGGGCCTCCCCCAAAGACACGGGCCAGACGCAAATCTGTCGGTGTAACATGCTGTAATTAAAGTACTTTTAATAAATTATTGCAACGACTTGCTTTTTTTTAAAAATTCCGCTTGACGGGAAGGGGCAATCTGCCTATTTTCTCTTCTCGCCGACACGGACGCGGGGTGGAGCAGACCGGTAGCTCATCGGGCTCATAACCCGAAGATCGTGGGTTCAAATCCCACCCCCGCAACCAGAAAGTTCAAGGGCTTACGCCAAAAGCGTAGGCCCTTTTTCTTTTCCAGGGCTACTTTTTGGCATTAAATGGGCATTAGTGGTGGCAAATTGGTGGCAATCGGTCCCAGCCGGGCGGGCTGGCCGCCCTCCTCTCCCCGGGGCGCGGGCCGATGTGGGGGAGGGGGTGGCAATTCCTGCCTTGACTTATTGTCAAAAAATGACAACACCTAACTCATGACATGGACGGTGACATTTTCGCCCAAGGCGAAAAAGCAAAAAACAAAGCTCCCGGCCAGGATCGCTGAACGCCTGGATGCTCTGCGGATCAAGATCGAGGCTACCGGTCCCATCCAATCCAACATCCTGCATTTCGGGAGACTTCAGGGATGGCCCGGAGAAACCTACCACGGGCACCTCAACAAAGGCCGCCCAACCTATGTCGTTATCTGGCAGGTTGAAAAAGACTCCGTCCAAGTTGTGGAGGTAATCTATGCTGGAACTCACGAAAAAGCCCCGTACTGACGGGCTTTGGGAAATCTGTGCCGTCGTCCCGGAGAATCACGTAAACCGGGTTACTCTGGCGATTCAAGAGGCGTCAGAGCCGAGCATTCCCGCGTCTGAAGTTTTCCCCGAATCCACGCCCGGTTCCCGGCTGCGCGGCGCGCGCGGGCTTATGGGTCTGACCCAGGCCGAACTGGCGGCCAAGATCGGCGTAGGCGTGCCGAATATTTCGGCCATGGAGCACAACCGCCGGCCCATCGGCAAGGCCATGGCAAAGAAGATCGGAGAAGCGTTGGATTTTCCGTGGACGGCGCTTTTGTAAGCCCTGGACGGCTCGCCAGCCCTGCTGAAGACAATGCAAAGAAAAAGGCCCCAGGATCACCCCCGGGGCCTTTTTCTTTGGTCCTTCCGGGTTTTCCGCAGGTACCTGCGGGGAGGTCGCCGTCGCTGCCCACGCCCGCAAAAAGACCGGCCGCCGTCCGATTCCTCAGGAATTTCCCAGCGTCGAGGTCGTTCACGACATTCCTGAAGCGGACAAGGTCTGTCCCTGCGGCTGCGAACTCACTCGCATCGGCGAGGAAGTCTCCGAGAAGCTCGACTTCATCCCGGCCACCATACAGGTTATCCGCCACATCCGGCCCAAGTACGCTTGTCGGGCCTGCGAGGGCACCGAGGACGACGGGCCGACGGTCAAAAACCGCGCCCATGCCCCCGCAGCTTATCCCCCAAGGGCTGGCCACCCCGGGACTGGTGGCTTATGTGCTGGCCTCGAAGTTCGTCGATGGGTTGCCGTTCTACCGCCAGGAACGCATATTTGAGCGTCTGGGCCTGGACATCTCCCGGGCAACCATGTGCGGCTGGGCTCTCCAGGTGGCCCGGGCTTGTCAGCCGCTCGTCGGCTTGCTCTACGAGAAAGCCGCTCCGGGCCAGTCATCAACTTGGACGAAACCGTCGTCCAGGTCCTGGGCGAAGTAGGTCGGGCCAACACCAGCCAGTCCTATATGTGGCTGGTTCGGGGAGGACCACCCGAGCACCCGGCAGTCCTTTTTCACTACGCGCCCACCCGATCCGGAAAGGTGGCCGAGGAACTCGTCGGCGATTTCCAGGGCTACCTCCAAACCGACGGCTTCGCCGGCTACAACGCCCTGGGCGAGACACGCGAGGGGATCATCCACGTCGGCTGCCTGGCCCACGTGCGCCGAAAATTCGTGGAAGCGCTCAAGGCCGGCTCGAAAAAAAGCTCCGGAGGCACGGCCCAGACCGTAGTTGACCTCATCGGCAAGCTCTATCACCTGGAAAAGCAGGCCCAGGACGCGAAATGCAACGCCGATCAGGTCTCATCCTGGGTGGCCGAATATTCCGAATTGGGTGGCCGATTTCACCGAAATACGCAGGATCCACGTTCTGAACGTCACGGGGCGCTCCTATAGGACTCAAGGACCTGGAAAAAGCCTAAGCCCCATCGCGGCCAACATGGCACGAGCGCTTGGCCCGTCAAGTCCAAGCTTTCTCGCGCCGCAAGATATCGTGGGCGATGGGGCGGGAATGTCGCCGGCGGGGCTTCGAAGCAAGAATGGAAGCGGAACAACGCTACCCGGCATTATGCTGGAAGGTGGATCAAACCGAGCGGGACTCATAAGAACTCGTGTCCCCTAACCTCGTAAAACTCCCGTCCCTGGACAGGTGAGTGTTGGCTTTGATGCTTTCGGCTGCCTGGATAAGGCTCTTGATCTCATCCTCGGTAAAGCTGGTTTCCTTGATGTAGCGAAGCAAATTCATGACCTCGGGTTGGTCGTGAAGGTAGTCGACAACTTCCGGGTCCGTAGATGAGGACAAACGGAACAGCACGTCGGGATCAGCGGCCAGTACCTTGGCCAGCTCCTTGCCACGCTCGATGCGGCTCAGATAGGCGAGGGAAATGCCCGGGATGCGGCTGGCTGGTCTTGGGCTTCTGGTAGATCGCCATCAGCCCCATCCTGCGCATCAATCGCCGCACGCGTCCACGTCCGACCACGAGGCCCTGATGCCGCAAATGCCGTCGCATTTGGCGCGATCCGTAAAATGGCGTCTCCAGAAACTGCTCGTCGATATGCCGCATCAGCTCCAGATTCGTGGCCGACTCGCCTTTCGGGCGATGATACCAAGTCGACCTGGCCAGCCCGAGGATGCGACACTGCCGGCAAATACTGAGCCGGGGATGGCCGCGTTCGACCATTCCACGCCTTCGCTCGCGACTCATCGTTTGGCGAAGGCTCGCTCTAAAAAATTCTTTTCCACAGTCAGTTGTCCGATCTTGGCGTGGAGCTCCCGGATTTCGACGGCCGTATCCGTCTGTACGCTCGCCGCCTTCCCGGAAAAAGCCGCAACCATGCCTTCCTTGGCCTGACGCTTCCAGCCGGCGATCTGTGTCGGATGCACGTCGGACTTGCTGGCCAACTCGGCCAAGGTCAACTCGCCGGACAAGGCCTCAAGCGCCACTTTCGCCTTGAACTCTGCTGAAAACTTCCGTCGCTTGGACATCGAAACCGTCCTCCTCCATCAAGGACTAGAGCTTAACAGGCTGTCCAATTTCCCGCGACCAGCTCAATTGGTCCAGGCGTGAGTGTCCTGGACGTCTTTTCCTGCCCAAGGTCCATTGCCGGCCGCGTCACCGTCCAGGCCCATCCGGCTATACTGGGCCGGCTCGGCCAGGGCTTAGCCGAGTGCGGCGTAGGCCACCAGCGCCAGGATCAGGCTGGCAGCGCGAAAGGCCTGGTTGTGGACGATCAGCCGGATAGCCACGGCTGGCTTGAAGATGCCGGCGTAGTAGGGGAACTGGTGGCGAAAGGCCCGCATGGGAGTGGACAGGATGTTGCCGACCAGCAGCGCCAGCACCACCTGCCGGGGATCGAGATCGCCGGCCCCGAGCATGGCCCCGGCCGCAGCCAGTCCGGCCGATGTCTCGGCCGCCATCTGGAACATGACGATGCTGACCGCCTGGGGCGTCATCCAGGCGAGGAAACCGAGATGGGCGGCCAGCCACCGCTCCACGGCATCAAAGGCCCCCCAGACCGTGAAATAATGAAAAAGGATGTAGATGGGCACGGTGAAGATGACCATGGACCGCATCCGGCGTACAAACCGTTTCCAGGCCTTGCGCAGGGCTTTTTGCCAGGAGAAAGAATCCTCCGTGAGATGGCAGACCACGCAGCCGTCGGCCAGGGGCGGCAGAACGAGGCGGCCGTAGGCCAGGATGGCGGCGCTGCGGGCCACGGCGGCCAGAAAGGTCAGCCCCACGTAGGTGGCGGCGGCCCTGGTTCCGATAAAGGGCACAGTGATAAAAAACATTTGCGGCAGATGCAGGAAGTACGTGGGCAGGCTGTTAAACAGGTTGGCCAAAATCAGTTCCCGCTCGGTG
Coding sequences within:
- a CDS encoding sensor histidine kinase; translation: MSLRKTAVVIVCATFFGLLLLLYAMFRGNIQSGFDGLERQAVTENLRRVQNALARDLKNLEGMAADWGLWDDTYRYLKSPDAAYVEANLTAQSFGELHLDVLALFDASGRLQAAKRYDAAEGVLFDASQPIADMVAAMPALLRLDAWEGRKTGIAFFDGQPCLVAAQTVLTNAREGPPAGTLLMAQILDAAKVQAISELTLLDVALLPPTSRELPQGLRAQLDAGQETASAVRILNETTVGGFALLRSVLGDPALVLAVGMPRSIHHQGRLLERAVVGSLMAIGLMFGLAMLYFVERFILSRVTELGAEIGQLGQGGRSRVTEFAGNDEVSALSRAINLMLDELDAARANYVMATQAAKVGVWELLLDEGLVIVDPVIADLLGYDSPGRPEPLLLWLGRLASEDRDRLRREPRERLEAPTLERELGIQSAGGDVLWFLCRGRAVSGPDGAPHRVVGTAVDITELKQAAESIRALSGRLMQAQESERASIARDLHDNVAQDLSSLKIAYETLLDGLPNVDAALRQRLETSAGLLARTIAAVRELAYGLRPPNLEHLGLDLALRRLGQEMEQACGIAVSYLGVGLDGLDVNADVAINIYRIAQEALGNARKHAGASHIDMRLIESYPKLILRIHDNGCGFDPGRDDRDCPVDARRPRMGLVNMRERAGLLGGSLRIVASPGHGTTVVAEIPYAGELPHAE
- a CDS encoding DMT family transporter, with amino-acid sequence MRTASLRADILCLITALIWGFAFVAQRLGMEHIGPMAFNGIRFALGAIALAPLAVRSMRYPPPAPFLVGSKDGFPWIGGAIAGAILFTGASLQQIGLKYTTAGKAGFITGLYVVLVPLLGLFFGQRAARGDVIGAVASAVGLYFLSVTEDFSLAPGDGLELIGAVFWAAHVLVIGWLSPRTRALPLALAQYAVCSVLSLLCAFLFEAVTWEGVRGAAWPILYGGLLSVGLAYTLQVVAQRDAKPTHAAILLSFETVFAAVGGALFLDESLGGRGLLGCCLMFAGMLAAQLWPKTPGRPGA
- the jag gene encoding RNA-binding cell elongation regulator Jag/EloR, which gives rise to MSEWKTFSGKTVDEAMEEACRNLDAPRDKLEIEILSGGSSGIFGLVGKKKAQVRARLREEINLLGDMPGGKDRRENNRRAPRQSEASRGEPAPRPAAQTQPKPEPARQQPPARPAETLAETPAEAAPALAEAPTPPAQASPKPAAPRQPAKPRQPAQQRQPAQSPQPARVQPEMDALADDEPFEDDYDDGTENDAPRASRDGRRAGPQAEPQPLTPELTAIVREVMEQMLDGILGQTPAFEITGHSERVSVLILDEENSGLLIGREGQTLAAIQYIVNRIVIRRHGNPLKVQINTGEYRERQDDNLRKMAIFLADKAKTLGRPQSTKPLSSYHRRVVHLALQEDEGISTRSKGEGPLKRVLILPRGARGESQSGQHAQN
- the yidC gene encoding membrane protein insertase YidC, with the protein product MENKRVILAVALSLAVLVGWNFLFPPAKQAPQTDSAIQQPAAPAASAPAAAKAETLPAFAPTSGKKITVDTPLYTAVFNTAGGVLEQFALKNYRETIKPDSPLVDLINDKARAKAPLGIILNGSPTWQNVEWSVEGGDLKLAPGATGSLTLAGRLGDTVIKRVMTFSGDSYLIDEKFSLSNNSATPLRNRLSMTVAVGRLSAEGDSYNPTQSAFYGASGLSLESGDKKLAEGIALEKPVEWGAVMSNYFLVSVIPDTTDLHGKAKIEDGVFRVALDKDGIEIPANGRTDLTISYFLGPKVPKYLDMAPHKLIASIDYGWFDFVAKPLIKLLHFFYDYVGNYGTAIILLTVLIKLIFWPLSQKSYKSMDQMKKLQPMLTQLREKYKDDRTKMNEEMMQLYKTYKVNPAGGCLPMVVQIPVFFGLYQALLHSIELRHAAFITHLPFTNMIWLADLSAKDPYYITPLIMGATMFLQQKMTPAPGDPTQAKVMLFMPVIFTFMFLNFPSGLVVYWLVNNVISIAQQWWMLNKKS
- the yidD gene encoding membrane protein insertion efficiency factor YidD; the encoded protein is MRRAVIWALKFYQLAISPLKPPCCRFVPTCSEYAVEAVGRFGVLRGGLLALWRLLRCHPLAPGGYDPVPLAFALSVRASRPASPCRPPTPIDGI
- the rpmH gene encoding 50S ribosomal protein L34, with the translated sequence MSKKTYQPSKIRRNRSHGFLVRSRTKNGQAAIRRRRAKGRKRLAV
- a CDS encoding type II toxin-antitoxin system RelE family toxin, whose product is MTWTVTFSPKAKKQKTKLPARIAERLDALRIKIEATGPIQSNILHFGRLQGWPGETYHGHLNKGRPTYVVIWQVEKDSVQVVEVIYAGTHEKAPY
- a CDS encoding helix-turn-helix domain-containing protein; its protein translation is MLELTKKPRTDGLWEICAVVPENHVNRVTLAIQEASEPSIPASEVFPESTPGSRLRGARGLMGLTQAELAAKIGVGVPNISAMEHNRRPIGKAMAKKIGEALDFPWTALL
- a CDS encoding IS66 family transposase zinc-finger binding domain-containing protein, whose amino-acid sequence is MPEADKVCPCGCELTRIGEEVSEKLDFIPATIQVIRHIRPKYACRACEGTEDDGPTVKNRAHAPAAYPPRAGHPGTGGLCAGLEVRRWVAVLPPGTHI
- a CDS encoding IS3 family transposase — encoded protein: MSRERRRGMVERGHPRLSICRQCRILGLARSTWYHRPKGESATNLELMRHIDEQFLETPFYGSRQMRRHLRHQGLVVGRGRVRRLMRRMGLMAIYQKPKTSQPHPGHFPRLSEPHRAWQGAGQGTGR
- a CDS encoding transposase, with the protein product MSKRRKFSAEFKAKVALEALSGELTLAELASKSDVHPTQIAGWKRQAKEGMVAAFSGKAASVQTDTAVEIRELHAKIGQLTVEKNFLERAFAKR
- a CDS encoding membrane protein — protein: MDIAHLWHALGWPLLRLLGSLALGLLVANVIEALNWTRFLARFAAPIIRIGHLKDVIGASFSMAFFSGVTANSLLAEAYGAGRLTERELILANLFNSLPTYFLHLPQMFFITVPFIGTRAAATYVGLTFLAAVARSAAILAYGRLVLPPLADGCVVCHLTEDSFSWQKALRKAWKRFVRRMRSMVIFTVPIYILFHYFTVWGAFDAVERWLAAHLGFLAWMTPQAVSIVMFQMAAETSAGLAAAGAMLGAGDLDPRQVVLALLVGNILSTPMRAFRHQFPYYAGIFKPAVAIRLIVHNQAFRAASLILALVAYAALG